A genomic region of Micromonospora sp. NBRC 110009 contains the following coding sequences:
- a CDS encoding aldehyde dehydrogenase family protein, protein MSERVAVRKTYKLFIGGKFPRSESGRSYIVQDSNVVLASRKDARDAVLAARAAVKGWAGATAYNRGQILYRVAEMLEGRREQFVALGVPADEVDAAIDRWVWYAGWSDKLPQVYGGANPVAGPYFNLSAPEPTGVVAVVAPEAPALLGLVSVIAPAIVTGNTVVVAASPAAPLAAVTLAEVLATSDLPGGVVNVLTGRLSETVPTLASHMDVNAIDLTGVTDAELAVDLEVKAAENLKRVLRPAPADHDWSADPGLARMTTLLETKTVWHPKGV, encoded by the coding sequence ATGTCTGAGCGGGTCGCGGTACGCAAGACGTACAAGCTCTTCATCGGCGGGAAGTTCCCGCGCAGCGAGTCGGGACGGTCGTACATCGTGCAGGACTCCAACGTCGTACTCGCCTCCCGCAAGGACGCGCGCGACGCGGTCCTGGCCGCCCGGGCCGCCGTGAAGGGCTGGGCCGGGGCGACCGCGTACAACCGGGGTCAGATCCTCTACCGGGTCGCCGAGATGCTGGAGGGCCGCCGCGAGCAGTTCGTCGCGCTCGGCGTGCCGGCCGACGAGGTCGACGCGGCGATCGACCGCTGGGTCTGGTACGCCGGCTGGTCGGACAAGCTCCCGCAGGTGTACGGGGGTGCGAACCCGGTCGCCGGGCCGTACTTCAACCTGTCCGCGCCCGAGCCGACCGGCGTGGTGGCCGTGGTGGCCCCCGAGGCGCCGGCGCTGCTCGGCCTGGTCAGCGTGATCGCGCCGGCGATCGTCACCGGCAACACCGTGGTGGTGGCGGCCTCGCCGGCCGCGCCGCTGGCCGCGGTGACGCTGGCCGAGGTGCTGGCCACCTCCGACCTGCCCGGCGGGGTGGTCAACGTCCTCACCGGCCGGCTGTCGGAGACCGTGCCGACGCTGGCCTCGCACATGGACGTCAACGCGATCGACCTCACCGGGGTGACCGACGCCGAGCTGGCGGTGGACCTGGAGGTCAAGGCGGCGGAGAACCTCAAGCGGGTGCTCCGGCCGGCGCCGGCCGACCACGACTGGTCCGCCGACC
- a CDS encoding aldehyde dehydrogenase family protein, giving the protein MFEYAPAPESRSVVDIKPSYGLFVDGKFVDPVDGGNFKSINPASEEVLAEVAEAGNEDVDRAVRAARKAYEKVWGPMPGRDRAKYLFRIARIIQERSRELAVLESLDNGKPIKESRDVDVPLVAAHFFYYAGWADKLEHAGFGANPRPLGVAAQVIPWNFPLLMLAWKIAPALAAGNTVVLKPAETTPLTALLFAEICQQADLPAGVVNIVTGAGDTGRALVEHPGVDKVAFTGSTEVGKAIARSVAGTRKKLTLELGGKAANIVFDDAPIDQAVEGIVNGIFFNQGHVCCAGSRLLIQESVADRVLESLKRRMAQLRVGDPLDKNTDIGAINSAAQLARIRELSEAGSAEGAERWSPPCELPDRGFWFAPTIFTGVTQAHRIAREEIFGPVLSVLTFRTPAEAVEKANNTPYGLSAGIWTDKGSRILWMADRLRAGVVWANTFNKFDPTSPFGGYKESGYGREGGRHGLEAYLNV; this is encoded by the coding sequence TCGTCGACGGGAAGTTCGTCGACCCGGTCGACGGCGGCAACTTCAAGTCGATCAACCCGGCCTCCGAGGAGGTCCTCGCCGAGGTCGCCGAGGCCGGCAACGAGGACGTGGACCGGGCGGTCCGCGCCGCCCGGAAGGCGTACGAGAAGGTCTGGGGTCCGATGCCGGGCCGCGACCGGGCCAAGTACCTGTTCCGGATCGCCCGGATCATCCAGGAGCGCTCCCGCGAGCTGGCCGTGCTGGAGTCCCTGGACAACGGCAAGCCGATCAAGGAGTCGCGGGACGTCGACGTGCCGCTCGTCGCCGCCCACTTCTTCTACTACGCCGGCTGGGCGGACAAGCTGGAGCACGCGGGCTTCGGGGCGAACCCCCGGCCGCTGGGCGTGGCCGCGCAGGTCATCCCGTGGAACTTCCCGCTGCTCATGCTGGCCTGGAAGATCGCCCCGGCGCTGGCCGCCGGCAACACCGTGGTGCTCAAGCCGGCCGAGACCACCCCGCTGACGGCGCTGCTCTTCGCCGAGATCTGCCAGCAGGCCGACCTGCCGGCCGGCGTGGTCAACATCGTCACCGGCGCGGGCGACACCGGCCGGGCGCTGGTCGAGCACCCGGGCGTGGACAAGGTCGCCTTCACCGGCTCCACCGAGGTCGGCAAGGCCATCGCCCGCTCGGTCGCCGGCACCCGCAAGAAGCTCACGCTGGAGCTGGGCGGCAAGGCGGCCAACATCGTCTTCGACGACGCGCCGATCGATCAGGCGGTCGAGGGCATCGTCAACGGCATCTTCTTCAACCAGGGGCACGTCTGCTGCGCCGGCTCGCGCCTGCTGATCCAGGAGTCGGTCGCCGACCGGGTGCTGGAGTCCCTGAAGCGCCGGATGGCGCAGCTGCGCGTCGGCGACCCGCTGGACAAGAACACCGACATCGGCGCGATCAACTCGGCCGCCCAGCTGGCCCGGATCCGGGAACTCTCCGAGGCCGGCTCGGCCGAGGGCGCCGAGCGCTGGTCGCCGCCGTGTGAGCTGCCCGACCGCGGCTTCTGGTTCGCGCCGACCATCTTCACCGGCGTCACCCAGGCGCACCGGATCGCCCGCGAGGAGATCTTCGGCCCGGTGCTGTCCGTGCTGACCTTCCGCACCCCGGCCGAGGCCGTGGAGAAGGCCAACAACACCCCGTACGGGCTGTCGGCCGGGATCTGGACCGACAAGGGCTCCCGGATCCTGTGGATGGCCGACCGGCTGCGCGCCGGCGTGGTCTGGGCCAACACGTTCAACAAGTTCGACCCCACCTCGCCGTTCGGCGGCTACAAGGAGTCGGGCTACGGTCGCGAGGGCGGCCGGCACGGGCTGGAGGCGTACCTCAATGTCTGA